The DNA sequence aaattaaaattagtgttTATTATTACTTAAGGTGCTTTCTAAATAAagttttttaactaataatGTATTGTTTAAGGAGTCATTTAAAagcatttataataataattattgtattatatttcAACATCAAACAATTTAATGATGATGAATGTCAAAcattaaaaggttttaaaattatttatgtgtttataaaagaaatatgcCACTTTGactattttcatatttaaaatattttacacattCATCTTAAATATATCGTATAGTATAATATTTCTTAACTTATTTACGGTCTAACTGTTGTTTTTATAACATATTCAATCAATcttgttctttttttattcttaaagttttacattcaataaatattaacacTATTTTGCATATATGTTATACATTCTGTTCGtcctttttaattattgttattaatataaattgttttttgcATGGTTTGTATTGAGCATTCttctaaaaattcatttatttcatGTACATTATTCTCAATATAATGTTGACTactgttttttaatatattgttgACTATTTTGTCTACTAACTAATAATAGAATTTTCCtctttataacttttatttcttaaaattcagTCCAATATTGATAAAACCTTTTTGTTTAGACTAATAAAGGATGAAAGTGAAAGTATGAAGATTTGTTTTCCATCAAGTGCATACATATTTGTGAAAAGCTCATTCACATAATGAAtgagacaaataaattaaaatgatttgtGTTATTAATAACAACATTAAGATGTTTAACTCTTGAGATATTGTTACAAATTTAGAAGCTTTAATCAACTAGAAAATTAGTGATTGATTTGAATCTTAATCACTCTTAATGGTTGGTTTTGTAGAAATAGTGGGAGGTGGTGTCTCTATTGGTGTGCTGTGCCAACTCATAGGAGGCCACTTGTACCTACCACTGTTAGCCACACAGCTAAGGTTTTAGAAACTGAGTTAAGTTACCTTCCTTCAACCATAATATCCCAACCAACTCTTTCCTCTTCCTCAATCTCTCTACATATCTTTGCATCATACTATTTCTAACACTCCCAAACAACTCACACCTTTTTTCTCATCACTTTCTGCACACATTTCTGAATCACCAAAAATGACTCAGGACCAATCTCATCATGCTACTACTCACACTCCACCAGAACCTGTGGCTGAGGAAAAATCTGTCATTCCACAACCCTCTCCTTCTGCTGAAGACTCCAAAGCTCTTGTAGTTCTTGAGAGTATGATACTGTTATATAAACTCTCCCTTTGCTTTTCTCTTATCAGATATTATTGTGTTTCTCTTATCAGAAGCTTTTGTTTTATGCTGTTTATTTACCAGCTTTTAATCTCATTTTGGAGTTATATGATGATTTTAATATAAGTGAAATTGTTTCTACCTACCTACCTAACTACTCCTGTGTAATTCAGACAGTTCAGATAATTAAAGTTTCTTCATCTTTGTTCATGTTTGTTTTAATACGTGACTTGTATTATGGAGTTTCCCAAAGgtgttttacaaaaataagtgGAAAATGTCAATACTCGActactttttagtttttcttgtatttttttttatcatcagtTTTCTTCTGCTGGAATTTCCCTGTCGTAGGTCTATTGGAAAGAGTTATATGCCCAAACCAAATTGATGGGTTACCAACTGAATGATAATATGATTCTTTCCGTCGAGTAAAGATCTAATTTTTCTTACTTGAGCTCATAACATGTGGAAACTCAAAGGAAGAAACATCTTCACCTGGTCTTATAATTCATATAGTATTACTCTATTCACTATTTTAATATCTCCCatgttcataatttttttcttcgcCATATGATGTATCATCTCTTTACAACTTCTGGTATAAACTTTTCATGCTGCATACTCAACTTTTTGTTCAATCATATCATAAAAACTCACCTTCTTGTCTCTTTAGTTCaccacaatatatatatatatatatatatatatacttctaTTTAATCATCATTAGAATTGCTGAAAAGGCTCAAACAATATTATGTTGTGTTGTTAATTTGGTTTTTGTCAGAGACTAGTGAAGTTGCTGTAGAGAAACCAATTGAGGGATCTGTGAACCGAGGTGAGTTTGTTTGCATAGTGATAATTTATTTCTCTTTATGCATTTCATATGCTGACTTTACATTCTAATTCCTAcgccttctccttcttcttcagATGCTGTCCTTGCGAGAGTTGCAACAGAGAAGAGGTTGTCACTGATCAAAGCATGGGAAGAAAGTGAAAAGTCAAAAGCAGAGAACAAGTAAGAACTTgcataaaatattgttaatttcCTTTTCAGCTCAAATAGAAACTGTAACTGGTATGATCTTTGGCTGTTTTCGGTACTGCACTTGCCATTGGAAAACATTACGATAATTGTgaagtttgaaaaagatttgTAAATATGGAGttctaattatttgtttaggTTTTTACTTAACACCAAATGTTGGTATCATTTTATCGTTATATACAGTTCTTTGAAGTCATTTAACGAGTTGTTTTAACTaatttgtatgaatttgatGAGCAGGGCTTACAAAAACATTTCATCAATTTCTGCATGGGAGAACAGTAAGAAAGCTGCAACAGAGGCTGAATTGAGAAAGATTGAAGTAAGAGCTTgttttatcattaatattaagaaattattcGTAGTAATTGTAACTTGTTCTGCAGGTACTTTCTGATATTGTGTCCATACCATTTTTCCTTTAGGAACTAGTATTAaacgtttttttttatcttctgaAAGCAAGCTTCCACCACCCACACTGAAAGAATAAGGGTTTGGGGTGGGGTGGATGTGGGACATTTCTTACAATAGAAATAGAACAACCACAATTAAAAGTATTGCTATGCTTGTTCTGGAAAGTGATCTTATATTAATGTTTCAGCTCCCCCAATTTAAGCACTCTCTGATCAGTGTGTACACAACATTGGGAGAtagagatatatatatatatatagagagagagagagagagagagagattagaagaaaaaaaagtgagaagTGAATAGAAATGAAGAGAATCAACAAAGATAAGAATCTGGGCGTGAAATAATTTAGAGTTGAAAGAAAAGTACACCAAACACTAACATGCCTTATGAAAAGTAAAACAATTTTTCCAATTTACATGACATTGAAGTTGGCAGAGATGGGAAGGAAAAATTGACATTTGATTTTCACTGTGTTTGTGTGCAGGAACAACTGGAGAAGAAAAAGGCAGAATATGCAGAGaagttgaaaaacaaaatagctACAATCCACCGAGAAGCTGAAGAAAAGAGAGCATTTACTGAGGCCAAAAAAGGTGAAGATTTCTTGAAGGCAGAAGAGACAGCTGCAAAGTACAGGGCAACTGGATCAGCCCCAAAGAAACTCTTCGGTTGTTTCTATTAAGCCtgttcatttataaaaatgtagtattactattattattacatgtGTGGTTTGGTTGTCTTTTGTTGAGTTTTAGTTCATCTTCATTTATTATTGTGTGCACAGAGATATGTTGTTGGTGTGTATACAACAATTACTATGTGCatacaaaaaattgaattattcaATTTGGGTAATACCAATTTCTTGTACCATCATGCCACTAACCTATCTCATTCCCTCACGAGTCCTCCTACCTTATTGGACAATATGATGGTTGTTGATAAAGGTTCAATTTCATGACCCAAAAGTACAATTTTGTTCTGAAGTTCACTTTGTCGCCACGCTAATAAATAAGTTGACGATAACAACTCATTTAAAAGTTAACTTGGTgtgaaaatatatcaaattaggACATTGCTTAAGAGTTGCATCATTTATCTTAAGCTTGTATTCAAGTAAATAAATGACTAATATTAAAACACAATCTGGTCttgttaaaattcaaaattaaaacctGTTTACtcacttcaaaacaaaattagttgagacaaaacttatttttttaattaaaatatttgtctaGTCATGCCAACGCCCATTCTTACTCATTCACGTGACAATTGAAGACCAGCTCTTATGGGAATCAAGAACACATCACCAATTGAAGGGCATGGATAATGTCATTAACTCTGAATCCATTACTGTTTAATTTTAGCTTCAGTTATCATAGAAGGTAAACTTGAACTCTAGCAACTATTCCTCTATCTACCTTTTCCCCCTCTTGAGCAACTATTGAAAATCCAGCTACATGGTGAGTgcatttacaaaaatgaagaaatcATCACAAAAGGCAAAGAAAATTCTCTTGTCAGTTCAAAGATTGCCTTTCTCTGCAGAGATATGAAAGAAACTATCTTGGTCACATGTAGCATCAAGGAGATTCAAGAAATTATCATTCTGTCCCAAGAATCCAACATCACCATCAGACATGTGTAGTAGGTGCTTTAATGCAGAATCTGAAGTATCAAGAAATTCATAATTGCCTGAGTCAGACCCAGCTGTGTCATCAAGCTTTGGTTTGTAGCTACTTATCTGTTCATGAACCATGTTCACATCCTCAATGCATGGATTTAGGCTACTAGTTCCATTGTTTTTCACCTGCAATGACACATCTGAACAAGACTCCAATTTAGATGAAGATGAAGGATGTGATACAGGACTTTGACTCACAACAACTCCTTCCTTTCCCTTGACCATGCGAAATGAATTTCCAACCTCAGAATGCCAAAGATGAAGAAAGTGATCAGGGCATGTCGAACTCTTTGGCCACGAATTGAGCAATGAGGATTCCATTGACAACCTTGCCTCTGCCTCAACTCTTACACTTTCCCATTGTACCATGTGACGCGTAGAAGGAGATTCTGACTTGACAACAGTTTGATCCAGAACCAGACATGAATGTTTTTCTCTTAGGGAATGACATGATCGAAGGAGACGCTTCTTTAGATGGGTGTTCCAATAGTTCTTAATCTCGTTGTCTGTTCTTCCAGGTAATTGGGATGCTATAGCAGCCCACCTAAGAGAATGCATGGTTATTTCCAGTTTATATGCAAAGTGAATGTAATATCACAGACTAATGCAACCAAACATCTAAATATAAGAAGCATGAGAATATGTAGGTCTTAGATTACATTATCATTATCTTGTCGGGAAACTTGAAACTCCTCATTTTCCTTGAGTTTTTAATTAGTACATTAAGGATCCATTATGGCAAAAGAATAACAAGATGAGAACATTAAGCATTGAAACAGAAACAATATCCATTGGGGTTAAAGTGACACATTTTTTGAAGATGCAACATGTTTACTAATTATTGAGCAGCTTATGAGTAAAATAAGACTTTAGGACCAAGAGGGTTTGGGTATACGCATGTAGAATTTAACAAACAAATGGAACAATGTAGTACCTATTGCCAAGCATTCCATGGAGTTGAACAATTGTGCTTTCTTCTTCACTGGTAAATGGGCCACGTTTGATACCAGGGCGAAGATAGTTTATCCACCGAAGCCGACAACTTTTTCCACATCGTAAGAGACCTAGTTGTAAGCAAAGGtcaattaaatgatttttcacAGACAAATTAATCCATCTTTAACCATGTCTGCACCTTTCTCCTTTCAGTGTATCAATATTTTACACCCTCTGCATAGCAAGCTTCAAATCCCTCGGTAAACACAAATTTCCAAAACAATTTTCAAGGGGAAAGTACAATTGGATCAAGATAAAGTTCTATGCATATGCCAACAAATTAGGTTATGACAAGTACTTGATGATAACACGATTATTCAACTGTTTTCAATGGTCCATTACTATGAAGGACTGTACTTACCGACCCCCACCCCCGCACGCGCAGAACATAAAGGTACCATAACATGCAGAAATTGGTGTCACGAGAATACAGCAATAGAAAAACAACAATCTGATTTTCTTCATTCTGAAAACAAGTCACACTGAGATTGGAGTTTATCCAAGAGGAAAACGAAAACTTCAATCATAAGAAAACAATCTCTATTCTTCCCTATCTTCAAAactttcaaaaagaaaaataaaagttctcCTACTTTACAAGAAAATGCAAAAGtaaggaagaagaaagggataaaagaaataaagaagggaaaaaaaaaagaatgataagAAAGTGCACCTGCATGTTTGGGAAGTGTACGCCAACTTCCATGACCATGCTCCTTGATGTAGTCAACCAAGGTTTGGTCTTCTTCAGGAGTCCAAGCTCCCCTTTTGACTCCATGTTTCTCACAACAAGGTGCTTTACCCATCCTCACCACTCATTACCACACCCCCAACAATAATTAACACCAGCCtttcgtaatttttttaataataataagctTGCACTTGCACACTGATGACAATAACAATTGGGTCGGTCAGGGTCTACCCATCATGGCCATaaaaaggaagagagagagggggatgtaaaaaatgagaagaaaagtgttgcagaaggaagggaaagaAAAGGCTAAATATTAAATGCATGTGTGTATATAGGACAATGGAGGTGCTTAGAGAGGTCCAGGGTCACATTTATAAGTAAAAAGAACATACATACCCTTGTGAAGCAAAGTGGTGTGGTTCTTAATGGCATGAAATAGAGATAAGAAAGTGAGAATGTGAAGAAGAGAGAAGGGGTTGTGCGGAGAGTAAGGGTTGCAGAAAGCCCCACTGAGGAGTCAGATTTTACTGGTTTTTTGAAGGTGGAAAAGTGATGCAGAAAACGAGGGAAGTGATGACGGAAAAGAAAAGGGTGtacttaaatatgaaaatataaatcatcatcatcaccttGAGTGCAATGCAGCTGTGGGGGTTGAGGTGAAGGTCATTTCTTTCTGCACAGCTAAAGAAAAGCAGAAAGAAAAGAGAGGTTTTTGTGATTGTGTTGAAAGACTAGAAAAGATGGAGGCGGTGGGAGAAAAGACAAGATAAGAAATTCAGGAGTGATGGATGGAACTGAAAGGGCATAATAAAAACCATATCCAATGAATGTTTATTGGTTAAGGTGAAGATGATGGTGGGAACGAGGTGCATTTATGTTCCGAACTGCCCATTAGTCAAACCTTGGTCAAcatctttttccttcttttcttcttctcgtatcatcttctttcttttatttttttttattgtttattataaattaaaaattatattcctacatttttaatctttatttatatatatatatatatatatattttaaagtagagagagaaaacagaaaaataaaaaattacgtcattattttactaaaatttaaaacttattatatttattagtttttacaaataatcttaaattaaaatacatataaaaagaatagagataaatgaaaatacaatatatatatctCGTAACAAAATCACATAATCttagtttattatatttgagtttCATTATatcatctaattttttttcttataaaatttacaaatttcatgtctgagtattttttaataacttttttgaattatttgatattCGTTTTAACTGATAACattgtttgtaattatttaaaaggatgGATCTGTGGACAAATGTACGTTCTTTTAAATGGATATACAAATAAATGGAAGTGTCAATTTATGGGATGACATTGTTATCtcatttttgcaaaaaaaagaagatttgAGAGTGATATATGACCTTTTACCAATATAATCCTGCACTATGAAGAGTGGAAGATGTTTGCATGTGAATGAACTTGTACGAGGTGTGGGAAGAGTGGTGGTGTGTGAGTGATAACACTTGTTACATAATCggtattatgtttttatatgaGTAGAGTGATATGTGTGTGATACGATTATCGGTATTGTGTgtggtaattattttttcaatcatataaaataatatttatttattttaatattttatttaatatttatttttttaatttcgtattatttaattttaa is a window from the Vigna unguiculata cultivar IT97K-499-35 chromosome 7, ASM411807v1, whole genome shotgun sequence genome containing:
- the LOC114190570 gene encoding remorin-like isoform X1, with amino-acid sequence MTQDQSHHATTHTPPEPVAEEKSVIPQPSPSAEDSKALVVLEKTSEVAVEKPIEGSVNRDAVLARVATEKRLSLIKAWEESEKSKAENKAYKNISSISAWENSKKAATEAELRKIEEQLEKKKAEYAEKLKNKIATIHREAEEKRAFTEAKKGEDFLKAEETAAKYRATGSAPKKLFGCFY
- the LOC114189481 gene encoding transcription factor MYB41-like isoform X1; this translates as MGKAPCCEKHGVKRGAWTPEEDQTLVDYIKEHGHGSWRTLPKHAGLLRCGKSCRLRWINYLRPGIKRGPFTSEEESTIVQLHGMLGNRWAAIASQLPGRTDNEIKNYWNTHLKKRLLRSCHSLREKHSCLVLDQTVVKSESPSTRHMVQWESVRVEAEARLSMESSLLNSWPKSSTCPDHFLHLWHSEVGNSFRMVKGKEGVVVSQSPVSHPSSSSKLESCSDVSLQVKNNGTSSLNPCIEDVNMVHEQISSYKPKLDDTAGSDSGNYEFLDTSDSALKHLLHMSDGDVGFLGQNDNFLNLLDATCDQDSFFHISAEKGNL
- the LOC114190570 gene encoding remorin-like isoform X2 yields the protein MWKLKGRNIFTWSYNSYKTSEVAVEKPIEGSVNRDAVLARVATEKRLSLIKAWEESEKSKAENKAYKNISSISAWENSKKAATEAELRKIEEQLEKKKAEYAEKLKNKIATIHREAEEKRAFTEAKKGEDFLKAEETAAKYRATGSAPKKLFGCFY
- the LOC114190570 gene encoding remorin-like isoform X3; the encoded protein is MMYHLFTTSETSEVAVEKPIEGSVNRDAVLARVATEKRLSLIKAWEESEKSKAENKAYKNISSISAWENSKKAATEAELRKIEEQLEKKKAEYAEKLKNKIATIHREAEEKRAFTEAKKGEDFLKAEETAAKYRATGSAPKKLFGCFY
- the LOC114189481 gene encoding transcription factor MYB41-like isoform X2: MVPLCSARAGVGVGLLRCGKSCRLRWINYLRPGIKRGPFTSEEESTIVQLHGMLGNRWAAIASQLPGRTDNEIKNYWNTHLKKRLLRSCHSLREKHSCLVLDQTVVKSESPSTRHMVQWESVRVEAEARLSMESSLLNSWPKSSTCPDHFLHLWHSEVGNSFRMVKGKEGVVVSQSPVSHPSSSSKLESCSDVSLQVKNNGTSSLNPCIEDVNMVHEQISSYKPKLDDTAGSDSGNYEFLDTSDSALKHLLHMSDGDVGFLGQNDNFLNLLDATCDQDSFFHISAEKGNL